The DNA segment TACCATGGTAATGCTAATATCATAACTCTAAATATCCAGTTATACTCATGTTCTTTACCAAAAAAAAGCTCGCTTAAATAGCCTGCAAAAAACAGTAATAACAAACTCAAAACAATAATTGTAGCAAAAACGCTATAAAAAACAGTTGTTATTACACGCTCTTTTTTCTTATTGTCATTTTCATTTTCAGCAATATATTTAATAATTCCATTTTCAAAACCAAGTGTCCCAAACACTTCTACTTGGCGTATAAAGTTTCTGAAATTACCTACCAATGCTAATCCAGAAGGACCTATAAAAACAGCTATCATTTTTGATGCTAGCAATCCTCCGGCAATCTTTATCAATACACTAAAAGTATTGAGTGAAGAAACCTTAAAAATAGGATTATTAAGTATCGATTTTATAAACTTCAATAGTAGTTTTTTAAATTAAGACATCGTCCAACAAATGAAAATTAGCAGTATCTACTTCATAAAAATCTTGAATTATAATACGTGCACCAAAACTCTCTTTCCAAAACATTAATCCTTCATTTAGTTTTCTACCCTGCTGTTCTGTAGATGGACCAAAATCAAAATAACTGTAATTAGAAAAGGTATCTATAAGAAAACTATAAAGGTAATCTAAACTACCTAAGGCATTTTTATCTTCTTGCCCAGATATATATTGTGGGTGTGCAACAATATCAGTTAAAAAAATAGTTGTACCCGCAACAATTTTATTCTCTTGATAAACATTAAAATGTCTTATTTTATCAGGAAATTTTTGATGTAAATAATTTATCTCAGCCGCAGTATGTACTGGTTTTGTATTATGCTTATTTTTAATATTAGGAATTAAAATTTCATTCCAAAAAAGTCCAAAGTTAGGCTCTTCTATTATTATAAGCTCATTTTTAGTCCCTCGTCTTATTGCTCCTTTTCTAGATCTAGTAATTGGCAATAGATTACTCCTATCAATCACCGAAAGTCCATCCCTTCGTGTTAGTTTTGCATTGAGCAAAAATATCACATACTCCTGTTCTTGTGCTGGTACCTTATGGTATATAATAGGTACAGGCTTTATATGTAATGTTTTAATGTCATTATCATTTAAAAACTGTAATAACTCCCTATATATATTAATAACCCCAGTAAGTTTCATTTTGTTGCCATATACCAAACCACCATAAGTAAGCCCTTTATGAGAGTGTACAACATCCCCCTCTCTATTAGCAGGGAATATCGCTACGAGTTTTTCTTTTTCAAATATCATAAGCGAAAAATCTTCAAATCGGTCGCTATGGTATTCCATAAAATCACGATGAAATAAAAAGGTTCCGTTTTTAGAATTTGTTATAAATTCATTCCATAAACTATAATGCGATATATTGTATTGCTCTATCTTGTACATAGAAAATAAAGGATTTCTGATGCGTAAAAGTATAAATATTTTATGAAGGAACTTGCTTGTTTTATTTAAACACAAATGTTTAATACATATTGTTTTTGCTTAAAAAATTTGGTATTACTAAATATTTGCTAATTTTAAAGAAAAAAGCTAATTGCCGTGAACCAAAAATTATCCTACCTAATTTTATTACTCTTAATAGTCTTTTCAGGATATACTCAAGATATAGCACTGTATGAGCAATTTAACGGAAGATACGATTTTACTTTTGTAGGCAATACTTTAAATCCTGCCGAGAATAACCCTACCGCTGCCTGCAATATTTATACAACATCATCTGCTAATTTAAATCTTGACTCTAATGATAGCGTTGTTGCAGCTTATTTATATTGGGCAGGTTCTGGTACAGGCGATTTTGATATAGAATTAAACGGTACGCCTGTTACTGCCGAACGCGACTTCCCGTTAAGTGCCTTAAATACCGATGGGTTAACAAGAAATTATTTTAGTGCCTTTGCCGATGTTACAGCACAAGTACAAACTACTGGAAATGGTGTTTATACCGTATCTGAACTCGATCTAACAGCAGTAATACAAGACCCGTTATACTGTAATATTAAAACCAATTTTGGAGGGTGGGCAATTATTGTTTTTTATTACAATCCAAACTTGCCGCTTAATCAGGTTAATTTATATGATGGCTTAGAGTATGTACCCCCTTTTATCAATGTTATCCTGCCAAGTCTTAATGTAATAGATAATGAAGGGGCTAAAATAGGATTTCTTGCTTGGGAAGGAGATGCTTCTCTTGCTGTTACCGAAACTTTAAGTATTAATGGTACCCCATTAAGTAATGATCTCAACCCTGTTAATAACGCTTTTAATGGTACTAATACCGTCACAGGGTCTAGCACTATGTACAACATGGATCTTGATATATATGATATACAAGATAATATAGCAATAGGCGATGCTACTGCCGAAATCACACTACAATCAGGGCAAGATTTTGTGATGGTAAATGCTATTGTTACTAAACTAAACAGCCAACTACCCGATGCTACTATTGAAATTAATACTATTACACAAGAATGTAACTCAGGCTCAATATCGCTCGATTATACTGTTTATAATGTAAATAGCACCGAGTTTTTGCCCGCAGGCACACCTATAGCCTTTTATATTAATGGTGATTTTGTAGCAGGAACAACAACAATGGGAGATATACCCATTGGTGACAACGAAAGTGGCATTATCATTATAAACATTCCTGCAGGAACACCTATAGACTATGAAATATTGGTGGTAGTAGATGATGTAGGCGATGGCACAGGTGGTATAGTGACCGAAACCGATGAAACTAATAATAGCGTTATTATTAACGAAACTCAGCATGTATCGCCCCCATTACAACAACCTGAAGATATAACGGTTTGTGAAACCGACAATGGTACTAATATCGGTGTTTTTGATTTTTCGGAATATATCGAGTCGTTAAAAAATAATACGACAGATATAGTAACTTTCCATACTTCTCTAACGGATGCAATTGATAATGTAGATGCAATTGACAATCCTGAAAATTATACTTCTAATGGTATGAATCCGCAAACCATATATGTTCGCTTAGAAAACGAAAATGGTTGCTTTACTACTGGTGAATTTAATCTTATAGCCATAGATTGTTTATTCCCCGATGGTACAGTTTCGCTAGGCGATATTGGGAAATCGTGCAACTCTAGAGTTATAACAGTACAATATACCATCAATAACTTTAATAGTTTTGACGTGTTACCTTCTGGCACACCTATCTCTATTTATGCTAATGGAGAATTTTTAGACTATACCGAAACTTTGCTCGATATTGCTATAGGCGGCATTGAAAGCGGTAGTATTACCCTTACTATACCTGATGACGTACCGCTAGACTTCGAACTTTCATTTGTAGTAGATGATATAGGTAACGGTACAGGAATAGTAACTGAAATAGATGAAACCAACAATAATACACTTATACCTTTATCGCTTATAGTATCGACTGATTTACATGAAGTTGCCAGTGTTATAGTTTGTGATGAAGGGTTTGGTATAGGTACATTTGATTTTTCTGACTATGAAGAATCGCTAAAAAACATACCAACCGATATGGTATATTTTTACACAACAGCAACAGATGCTAACCAAGACAGTAACCGCATTTACAACACTACTACATTTGTAAGCACGAGCAATCCGCAAGAAATTTTTGTACGGGTAGATAACGGCATCTGTTACAACACCACTTCATTTTTACTGTACACTAAAAAATGTCCGCCTACGACATTTAACTATGTAACGCCTAATAACGACGGGTATAATGACACCTTTTTTGTAGAGGGATTGCGAAATATATTCTTGAATTTTAAAATGAGTATATACAACCGTTGGGGCAGCTTAGTATGGACAGGCAACCATAGCAAGGAAGACTGGAATGGTATTGCTAACGTAGAGAAAATAGGTCCTGAAGGTAATACTGTGCCTGTAGGTACTTATTATTTTGTATTGGAACTTAATGACCCTGATTATCCTGAACCTATTGTGGGATGGGTTTATGTGAGTAAATAATTATTTCCTCTCTAGCGAAGGCAACGATAATTTATAATATACTGCCAGCAATCTGGCAATTATTATAACAGCAGGAGTAAGTAAATACACTATGTTTATTGGTAAGTTTAGCTCTAGAAGCGCAAAAAAAACTGTACCTCCTAATATGCAAATAGTAGCATATACTTCTTTCCTGAATATAACAGGTATATCATTACACAATATATCCCGTATTACTCCACCAAAACAAGCCGTCATAGTACCTAGTGCAATACATATAATTGGGTGCAGGTTAGTATCAAGTCCTTTTTCTAAACCTATAAGGGTAAACACACCAAGCCCAATGGTATCGAATAAAAATAAGGATTTACGCAGCTTTTCGAGTTTTTTACGAAATATAACTGCTAAAATAAAACTTGCTATTATAGTATATACATAATTAAGATCGAGCATCCAGCCCACAGGGGTTCGCCCTATAAGTACATCACGAAGTGTACCCCCTCCTACTGCCGTTACAAAAGCAATAACAAAAACCCCAAAGGGATCCATTTTTTTATTCATTGCGGTAAGTACCCCCGATATAGCAAAAGCTAGTGTCCCTAAAAGATCAAGCAAGTAAAACATTACATTTTTTGGGTATAATAGTTATAATCATTCAATATCGTTTCTATAAAAGCAGTTGCATTTGCCGATATTGATTTTATACCTGTAACTGACTCTACTTTATCTTGTAGTTTCTGAATCATCGTCCAGTCAGTAGTACGCAGGCTAGTTTCATAAGTTTCTTTAATAATCCTTACATCATTATCACTTAGTTTTATGACTAATGGGTATACAGGTATATATCTGTCATCTAGTTCGCGTAATATGGTATGGTTTATATTGATATTATTCTTTAGGCTAATAACAGCCGTACCCGCAGCCATATCGCCCAGCCGTTGGGTTTTCTTACTTACTAGCATTGCTATTACCCCAATAAAAGCAAACATACCTGTAACCTCAATTATTCTAAATATCCATCGAATAAGATAATCGCCAAAACCCGCCTGATAGCCGTCTATCTTTATTACCTTTATTTTCATTACACGCTTACCCAACGTTTGCCCTTCCATAAGACTTTCCATTACCAGCGCATAAAACATAACAGGTAAAAAAAATATTCCGTAAACGGTATTTTCAGACCATCCGTCTAAACCCGATAAATAATCATTGAACCCCGTAATATCAAAAACAAGTAAAATAATAATATAATAGGCTATCCAGATAACCAAATCGAGTAAATATGCCAATATGCGCTCACCCAATGATGCCGCATTAAAATTTATATTCACATTTTGTGTAGTAGTTATAGATAGTTCTGACATATTTTATATTTTAGCTCCTAATTATGAGGGAAGTTGCTTTTATTAAACAAAATAAAGAAAAATGGCTTGAATTTGAGCAGGCTATTTTCGGTAAATCTAAAAAAAATCCTGATGAGTTAGCTAATCTCTACATTCATTTGGTTAACGATCTCTCCTACGCACAAAGTTACTACCCTAAAAGCAAGACGGTT comes from the Flavobacterium arcticum genome and includes:
- a CDS encoding RDD family protein; translation: MSELSITTTQNVNINFNAASLGERILAYLLDLVIWIAYYIIILLVFDITGFNDYLSGLDGWSENTVYGIFFLPVMFYALVMESLMEGQTLGKRVMKIKVIKIDGYQAGFGDYLIRWIFRIIEVTGMFAFIGVIAMLVSKKTQRLGDMAAGTAVISLKNNININHTILRELDDRYIPVYPLVIKLSDNDVRIIKETYETSLRTTDWTMIQKLQDKVESVTGIKSISANATAFIETILNDYNYYTQKM
- a CDS encoding T9SS type B sorting domain-containing protein; the protein is MNQKLSYLILLLLIVFSGYTQDIALYEQFNGRYDFTFVGNTLNPAENNPTAACNIYTTSSANLNLDSNDSVVAAYLYWAGSGTGDFDIELNGTPVTAERDFPLSALNTDGLTRNYFSAFADVTAQVQTTGNGVYTVSELDLTAVIQDPLYCNIKTNFGGWAIIVFYYNPNLPLNQVNLYDGLEYVPPFINVILPSLNVIDNEGAKIGFLAWEGDASLAVTETLSINGTPLSNDLNPVNNAFNGTNTVTGSSTMYNMDLDIYDIQDNIAIGDATAEITLQSGQDFVMVNAIVTKLNSQLPDATIEINTITQECNSGSISLDYTVYNVNSTEFLPAGTPIAFYINGDFVAGTTTMGDIPIGDNESGIIIINIPAGTPIDYEILVVVDDVGDGTGGIVTETDETNNSVIINETQHVSPPLQQPEDITVCETDNGTNIGVFDFSEYIESLKNNTTDIVTFHTSLTDAIDNVDAIDNPENYTSNGMNPQTIYVRLENENGCFTTGEFNLIAIDCLFPDGTVSLGDIGKSCNSRVITVQYTINNFNSFDVLPSGTPISIYANGEFLDYTETLLDIAIGGIESGSITLTIPDDVPLDFELSFVVDDIGNGTGIVTEIDETNNNTLIPLSLIVSTDLHEVASVIVCDEGFGIGTFDFSDYEESLKNIPTDMVYFYTTATDANQDSNRIYNTTTFVSTSNPQEIFVRVDNGICYNTTSFLLYTKKCPPTTFNYVTPNNDGYNDTFFVEGLRNIFLNFKMSIYNRWGSLVWTGNHSKEDWNGIANVEKIGPEGNTVPVGTYYFVLELNDPDYPEPIVGWVYVSK
- a CDS encoding GNAT family N-acetyltransferase, with translation MYKIEQYNISHYSLWNEFITNSKNGTFLFHRDFMEYHSDRFEDFSLMIFEKEKLVAIFPANREGDVVHSHKGLTYGGLVYGNKMKLTGVINIYRELLQFLNDNDIKTLHIKPVPIIYHKVPAQEQEYVIFLLNAKLTRRDGLSVIDRSNLLPITRSRKGAIRRGTKNELIIIEEPNFGLFWNEILIPNIKNKHNTKPVHTAAEINYLHQKFPDKIRHFNVYQENKIVAGTTIFLTDIVAHPQYISGQEDKNALGSLDYLYSFLIDTFSNYSYFDFGPSTEQQGRKLNEGLMFWKESFGARIIIQDFYEVDTANFHLLDDVLI
- a CDS encoding trimeric intracellular cation channel family protein, whose product is MFYLLDLLGTLAFAISGVLTAMNKKMDPFGVFVIAFVTAVGGGTLRDVLIGRTPVGWMLDLNYVYTIIASFILAVIFRKKLEKLRKSLFLFDTIGLGVFTLIGLEKGLDTNLHPIICIALGTMTACFGGVIRDILCNDIPVIFRKEVYATICILGGTVFFALLELNLPINIVYLLTPAVIIIARLLAVYYKLSLPSLERK